The genomic stretch GTGCCGTGACGCGCGAGGACGGGGCACAGGCCAACGTGCTGCTCGTGGCCCACGGGCACTTTCTGCGCATCCTGACGGCACGGTGGCTGGGGCTGCCGGCCGGCCAGGGCCGGCACTTCATGCTCGGCACCGCCAAGGTCTGCACCCTGGGTTGGGACAAGAAGACGCCGGCCGTGGAGCAGTGGGGGCTGTAATGCTGTGCCGGAACGGGCACCGGGACTGAGCCAGCCGGTAGGCTCGTGTCCATGCAGGAAACACCGCCTTCGGGGTCGTCCACGCCGCAGCCACTGATCGTGCCGTCACGCAGCGACCCCCTGCTGTCTGCCATGACCGAGCCGGTGGGCGGACCGCTGGGCAGGCGCACTGCACCCGGTGTCGTCAAGCCCGGATTCTTCACGGTGGAGCGGGTGCTGGTGCTCGTGACGGCCGCGGCCGCGCTGCTGGCGGTTGTCCTGAAGGGCCACTGCCGAACCTCCGGATGGGCCACGCCCGACCAGTACTCCACGGTTTGCTATTCCGTGTTTCCCAACGCCTTCCTGGACGGCCAGCTGGAGAAGCTGGTGCCGTTCTTCAGCCAGGGGTCCCCTTTCGACGGTCCGGTCCTGGCCGGATGGGTGGCTGGCGCGGCTGCGTGGCTGACCTCCGCAGCCGGCGGCGGACCGGTGCGCCAGCTGGCGTTCTTCGACGTCAACGCAGCGCTGATTGCCCTGCTGTGGATCCTGACGGTGGTTGTTGCGGCACGGACCGCCGGGCGCAGGAGCTGGGACGCGGCGATCATTGCCGCCAGCCCCGTGCTCATCCTGACCGCGTACGTCAGCTGGGACTTCTGGGCCGTGGCACCGGTGGCCCTGGCCTTGTATTTCTTCGCCCGGGGACGTGCCGTGGCGTCGGGAGCGGCCCTGGGCGTTGCGGCCATGGCAGCGCCGTATCCCGTTGTCATCCTCTTGGCACTGCTGTTCCTGGGAATCCGTGCGGGCGCGTTGACCAAGATGCTGGAGCTTCTGGCGGCCGCCCTGGTGTCCTGGCTGCTGGTGCTGGCGCCGGTCATGCTGTTCAACCCGCCGGCCTTCGCAGACCACGTGAAACAAATGATGGCAGCCGAACCAACGGAATCCTCCATTTACGGCGGCTACAACCTGGTTGCCCAGCGGCTGGGCCTGGACGAGATGCATGTGGGCACCGTCAATGCACTGTCGGCTGTGCTGCTGGTGGTGCTGGTTCTCGGGATCATGGCTCTGGCGTTCTATGCACCGCACCCCCCTCGTGTGGGACAGCTGTTGTTCGTGGCCGTGGCCGGATACGTGGTGCTCAGCAAGGACACCGAGCCGTGGCATGCAATGTGGCTGGTTCCCCTCGCGGCGCTGGCCCTGCCCAAATGGCGCCCGGTTCTGTTGTGGCAGGCCGCCGTGGTGGCACACTTCATCGCGCTGATGCTGTTCCGAAGCAAGGGGCTGGGGAACCTTGGCAACCAACACGCGATCGACATGCCCTACTTCTTGCTGGCGGCCATGATCTCCATGCTGGCCACCTGTGCCCTGGCGGCGATGGTCGTCCGCGACATATACGCCCCTGAGCATGATGTGGTGGCCCGGGGTGGCCAGGACCCGCAGGGCGGCGTCCTGGACCCGGCCCCCGCGCGGGCCCCCCATGCCTGACGTCGCCGTGGTGGGCTCCGGGCCCAACGGCCTGGCTGCAGCCGTGACGATGGCACGCGCCGGCCTCTCAGTGCAACTGTTTGAGGCGGCCGGGACCGTGGGCGGCGGCATCCGCACAGCCGAACTGACACTGCCCGGTTACCGGCACGACGTCTGCGCGGCAGTCCACCCCATGGCGCTGGCGTCGCCATTCTTCCAGGCCTTTGAACTGGGCAGGCGCATCGAGCTGCTGGTGCCGGACGTTTCCTACGCCCACCCGCTCGACGGCGGTCGCGCCGGCATTGCGCACCGCAGCCTGGACCGGACGGTGGCCGGACTCGGGCCGGACGGGCCCGCCTGGCGGCGCCTGATGGAGCCGCTGCTCAGGCGCCTTGACGGGATCGTTGATTTTACCCAGGACAAGCTGCTGCGGCTTCCCGCCGATCCGCTGGCCGTGGCGGCCTTTGGGCTTCGTGTGCTGGCCCAGGGCACTCCGGGATGGAACGTTGGGTTTAAGTCGGACGTGGTCCCGGCCATGCTGACGGGAGTGGGGGCGCATGCGATCGGGCGGCTTCCCTCCCTCGCGACGTCCGGGGCCGGCCTGCTGCTGGGTGTCCTGGCCCATGCCGGCGGATGGCCTGTCCCGGCGGGCGGCAGCCAGGCCATTGCTGATTCGCTGGCCGATGACCTTGTGGCGCACGGC from Arthrobacter stackebrandtii encodes the following:
- a CDS encoding glycosyltransferase family 87 protein is translated as MQETPPSGSSTPQPLIVPSRSDPLLSAMTEPVGGPLGRRTAPGVVKPGFFTVERVLVLVTAAAALLAVVLKGHCRTSGWATPDQYSTVCYSVFPNAFLDGQLEKLVPFFSQGSPFDGPVLAGWVAGAAAWLTSAAGGGPVRQLAFFDVNAALIALLWILTVVVAARTAGRRSWDAAIIAASPVLILTAYVSWDFWAVAPVALALYFFARGRAVASGAALGVAAMAAPYPVVILLALLFLGIRAGALTKMLELLAAALVSWLLVLAPVMLFNPPAFADHVKQMMAAEPTESSIYGGYNLVAQRLGLDEMHVGTVNALSAVLLVVLVLGIMALAFYAPHPPRVGQLLFVAVAGYVVLSKDTEPWHAMWLVPLAALALPKWRPVLLWQAAVVAHFIALMLFRSKGLGNLGNQHAIDMPYFLLAAMISMLATCALAAMVVRDIYAPEHDVVARGGQDPQGGVLDPAPARAPHA